The Sesamum indicum cultivar Zhongzhi No. 13 linkage group LG6, S_indicum_v1.0, whole genome shotgun sequence genomic interval TACAAGTTGCGGAGCAAAGAGAAAAACTGAAATTAGTTGTCATCCCGCCGCTCAGATTGCCTCCCAACCAGCCCACATTCGGATTGTTAAAACCGCATTATTTATGCAAACCCACTGGATAACCCCAAAGACCCTACCACTACTCCTCATACATTTGTTGACTtcagtataaaattaataaatacatgCATTATCCATCTGATGTCTCCTTCTTGTTGTTctatcttttcaaaatttaattcaattgttttatacaaaaaaatataagcaacTCTATGTGAGATGATCAAATTCctctcttataaaaaaaataacaatttatctccataatttttttaaaatacatcaattacttttctatattttttaaaatgaaataatttaataaattattattttttttattataggggtaatttgcttatttgtaatataacaATAGGGGGTAAGTTGCATtaagctatttttttatttattcatttaaaatttcatctaTTCAccatcttttaataattatatttttaatttaagcatttattttgtcattgttttttataaatttaatgttaatttatcattttttatatattttattaagtcataagtattttattttaaatttatccatAAGGTGTGCCACacattgttaattatatataaatttagaaaccAGCACGTAATGGACCGCGTCCTTTGTCAACGAACAAACCAGGTCGTGGTTGCGACCACCTTTTATTCCCTTTCTCCCCTCTTTTTATACACAACGTCTATGTCTGAGCACCCATGTCATCTTGTTCCAATACCATTTTAGTCTCAACTATTCCACGGAGTCAATGGGGTTGAATTCATCAGAAACTTATCAGAATTCCGGCACCGGCAGGGTTGGCTTCACCGCCGCCTCCGCCTCCGCCTTCGCCTTGAGGGAGGCATTCCGAATCCTCACCACCATCCTCCTGAGTCTTCTCCTCCCTCTCTCATTCCTCCTCCTTGCCCGGATTGCCACCGCTCATTACCTTCTCTCCGTATCCGATTACTACCCCATTCCAACGCAGCCCGCATCTTCATCTTTATGCGCACTTCTCTTATACACTAAAAACCCCTCAATTCTCCACTTGCTTGTCTCTCTCATTAGCGTATCATCTCTTACTCATGCCTTAACCGGCAATACCAGCCAATCCCAGGAGCCCTTAACGCGTCCCCGTTTGTATACCGCCTGGATTTTGCTTTGCGTTTTACAAGTTTGCGTCGGGTTAGGAATTGAAGGGAGCATAGCCGCCGGAATCGACGGGTCGGGGTTTGGTCAAGAGAATAGCTTTTTGTGCAgggtgattttctttttcgggTTGCATGAAACGATGCTGTTCTGGGGGAGGACGGTGGTGAAGCCGGTGGTCGATGACACGATCTTTGGTTATTGGAGGAAGGAGGGGTGGGTGGAGAAGGTGGC includes:
- the LOC105165189 gene encoding uncharacterized protein LOC105165189, which encodes MGLNSSETYQNSGTGRVGFTAASASAFALREAFRILTTILLSLLLPLSFLLLARIATAHYLLSVSDYYPIPTQPASSSLCALLLYTKNPSILHLLVSLISVSSLTHALTGNTSQSQEPLTRPRLYTAWILLCVLQVCVGLGIEGSIAAGIDGSGFGQENSFLCRVIFFFGLHETMLFWGRTVVKPVVDDTIFGYWRKEGWVEKVALGLSYGGLWWWRLREEVESLVMVPEVKRELMMGIGVADFVGWWLYYLTVTIGMVRVIKGLVCSVVIFTRRREGGESRPNDDKNGTGSFISV